The Cololabis saira isolate AMF1-May2022 chromosome 23, fColSai1.1, whole genome shotgun sequence genomic sequence ggataatgctgtggacaatggatggatggatggatggatggatggatggatggatgaatgattgcTCCAAAAGGTGGATCTATGATAAATAGATCTGTTTATTTGTTATAAATACAATTCTTGAACCTGACTGTTGTTatttgctgaaaaaaaaacagtcatgaTACCAACTTTAAATGCAATTGTTGTGTGAAAACAGGGTAATTTCCTAGGAAAATTATCCCAAACACAGctgcaaatatatatattatgtcttaaaaataaaataaacatctcTAAAAAGGACTTTCAGAGGGCTGTGGTAAAGATAAAGTCAAACAGGAATCTACTACTTTGAATGATGGCTCCAAAAGGTGGATCTACAGACTTTTGAAGTCGTGACTCCTCGTCCTCACACTAAAAGATGAATAGATCAGTTTTTTCTGTTGTAAATAAAAAGCTTAAAGATGAATTTTGTTATTTgcagaaaaaagtcacaattgcAACTGTAAATGCAATTATttaagcgtctttgagatcttttaaaagcgctctataaataaaattgattattattgttattaattatTGGGTCAAAATAGTCATGTGACAGGACAATTATCCCAAATAAAGCTGCAAATCTATATTATAATGGCTTAAACAATACGTTTAAATTCATCTCACAACCCTCAGTATCCTACAGAAATTCAATCTTACAGTTTTGCCCCAAACATATCTTACCAACAAAATACTTAAAATTTCCAATTACTCCCAAAGCAAAAGAATTCCATTTTAAAACCTTAAATGGTGTAAACCCATCCAGTGATTTGTTGCGACAGTGATTTGGTATTGAAACTAATAACTGTATTTTGTGATGAATGTGAAAccactaatcatttattttttgaatgcatATATTCTTTGGCAGGATATACATGACTGGCTTCACCCAAAGGTTTTTGATCTGCAGGACTTCTCACGAAAAGCTATTATTTTTGGTCTTTCAATGGACAATACCAATGATGACTTTCTCATTAATAATATCATAATTCTGggtaaattccacatccacaaatccaagtATATGAAAGTGAAACCTCGATTTTGTGTTTTCCATAACAAATTCCTTCACTTTTCTAAAGCCCTTAAACtcatgacaaaaataaatgcaataCAACTTTTGAACATAATTGTTGAATATAATTTATTGGATAAGCCCTAGCCCCTTTCAtaattttccttttcattttatttattttcttttccttctgttttctctCAAATGCACCTGTTCCTTGAACCATTTTGATAAAGTTTGATGCCTTGTTGTTTGTATATAAAGatatttttcaattaaaaaaaaaaaaaaacggtccaGAGTACGTGCGGCTCTCACACCGGCTCCGGAGGCAGATACCGACCCAAAACACGCTTTATACCAACAAATCCGAGCTGGGGGGCGTTTGTTTTAGGAATCACGTGGTTCTAAAGTCTGTACATCCGCCTTTAGGAGAAGTGATTCAAAGTACCGTAGTGAATTCCTGTTTGACATTATCTTTAACAAAGTCCTCTGAAGGTCTTTTAcagatgtttattttatttttaagccaTTATAATATAGATTTGCAGCTGTGTTTGGGATAATTGTCCTGTCACATGACTCTATTTTGACCCAATAATTGCATTTAAAGTTGGAATCGTGACTGATTTATATGCACATAACAAAATTCATCTTCaagcattttatttataacaaaGAAACTGGTCTATTCATCTTTTAGTGTCAGGACGAGAGTCCCGACTTCAAAAGTCTGTAGATCCACCTTTAGGAGCAATGATTCAAAGTAGTGAATTCCTGTTTGACATTATCTTTAACACAGTCCTCTGAAGGTCTTTTAcagatgtttatttttatttttaagccaTTATAATATAGATTTGCAGCTGTGTTTGGGATAGTTTTCCTGTGACATGACCCTATTTTGACCCAGTAGTCTGAAATAATTGCATTTAGAGTTGGAATTATGACTGACAATAACAAAATTAATCTTCAAGCATGTTATTTATAACAAAGAAACAGATCTATTCATCTTTTAGTGTGAGGATGAGGAGTCACGACTTCAAACGTCTAGATCCACCTTTAGGAGCCATCATTCAAAGTAGTGGATTCCTGTTtgacattggccgggtttcccagattcaacctctcttaaggatttaagagaggttcaaagaaggtttgaactaagagagaaccctaagatacgggtgtttcccagatgacttcttaacaccgtcctttagtttcactctttcagaagctctttggagcagctgtccggttctgaaaccaaatgaatcgatgccagacaaatcgatcaccgatcactatcagcgcattttcacacgcagcactgctgcctaacgcactaattcactgctgcctgtgcgttataataaaaaattaagatgataaatataattcaatgaccctttttcatccaaacggtgcgttactccgttatttctggctacagtgaggctttttttccccacacgcagagaccgggaggaaacgtggtgggcgtttgtgtgtgttcaaaaacatgagccaagagaaggcgagtttcgcaaatcgcaacgtggaattacagcaatccctggtttttcgcaggggttatgttccaaaaagaacccgtgataagtgaaattctttttacaattatagagcgcttcagattgcagagatcagccccgcctcgcacgtattcctcctcttctgagacgctgcatcccgactcgcgctgcagcgtctttttatcctaaaccccgcggtgcaggttttttcaagagaagaaaatagttatgggtcgttgtcttcgctcttttttcttctgggcaaaaagattctttaatataaaccgacaccattgattatatttgagactgtaatgaacgattcatcaaaggctcctgttcttcagctgctacttccctgtcatcacacgtagaggtgctcgggctcgggcacggcgcaggtgtcccggtctgacagcccggtccgacacgtccaggggactgaagtgctgacgcacgaatgcgttcataaaaacagttctgcttcgcgcggcgacgcggttgatttgcagcgagaatatgctgtatagcagccaaattatcaaataaatgatattcatgatgatcgttttatttgtgcgtaaagcataaagcatatacaggaacacacttgttattccttatttttcttttttttttcctttgctgtcaccaataaatgctaaacaatataaatctaaagtataaaatagatcaaaatttgtgcggggtgcattgttttaatatctcattgcttggtgtgatattgatttgcctgacgcggctggatctgtgagtctttgttcactaagatggttgtaaagactgggtcggcagcatctttcatttccttcttaatgaaagagatacttaagctaagagcaactctgggaaacgcgattttctttcacaggctccttaagaaggtttgaaagaagtctttcgctgttaagaactacttaactgatctgggaaacccggccattatctTTAACACAGTCCTGATGCTGAGGTGCAGCACATTAAAGGCTATTCTGTAGCTGATGCAACTACCGTAGATGAAAGTAAACACCATTAATATTTTTTGGGGGGTacttttggtttaaaaaaaaaaaagcgtttctaatccatgtttgttgttttgtctcaGTCATAAGGTCGAAAAGATCTCAATGAGAAACATGGAGCCGTCTGTctcttaccccttttccaccaaacggGTTCCAGAGaaggttctgggccagtgctgacgtaagcggttctttcctcttagcccagcaaagagttggtgctaccttggaactggttcttctggaccggagccagttctttgtcagtggaaaaagaaagcctggttccaaactctgcactggcccagaaccagaactggtttggtggaaaagggctaTGTGACACTGTCAACCGGTGCTTTGGAGCTCTAACATCTTCTCCGACCGGGTTACAGACATGGCGAGCCTCTGAAACGTGATTTTCTTCACCAGCCCTGAATTGTTTCTTCCTCTTTGTCCCGTCAGACGCCACCGACCAGCTGGAGCAGAGGGTGATCGAGTTCTTCGTCAACGCCAAGAAGAACAAACCAGAGTGGAGGGAGGAGCAGATGGAGGTCATCAAAAAGGTGTGGAAGTCCGCTGACGGTCTCACTGCCGAGATTCACTCCTGTTTCCTGTCAAACTCCAACTGAatctggtcttgtgtttcaggATTATTACAAAGCTCTGGAAGATGCAGACGAGAAGGTTCAGCTGGCCAATCAGATTTATGACCTGGTGAGTAAAACTGCTCTGAGTGGAGTTCCACAGTCGGAGGAAATAAATACTAGCCAGAATATCTGCAGAATCGCTGTTTTCACTCTTTACACAACAAAAGCTTCAGGTGCGAGAATGTGATCACAGGCGTCTTGATGGTTTCACACGGACGCAGAAACGGAAGATGATGGATGACGTTAAATACTTCCAGGGATTTTCAAGTCTTTTTAGCACCATGttaacctatgatgctaattaCTTTACATTTGTTCTGATAAAATCTGTCCACGTATCCTATTTAAATatctttatttctgctgtaaagttgggtCTTTTAGCATGGAGGTCAGTGAAGATGGACTCACATTTGGAGCCAGAATCTCCTGGTCAGTAGAGCAACTTTCATCGCTGTTCCCACCAgccaccactagatggcgctcagAGCTTTAAAACTGAACAAGCTGAGTCACCTGGACTGAAGAgagattttgtgttttgttttgatggGGCTGATATTTAATATGCAGTTTTATTCAGCTTTAATATCCAGTTTCTTCTTGGTCAGTCCAAAAACTCTCTGAAGGAAACTTTCCTCAGGTGTCAGAAGCTGACAGATCAGCAAACTGACAGAGAAGCCTGACTCGGATGACAACATAGGCGTTGGGCGTTTGTTTTATTAGagctagacttgtagtcaagaccagagagtaccgaaaccaagaccagaaacaaacctagtaatgtcctgatcctgcgtgattgttgaacatcagctccatcctggttcagctagtttccatatgagcttgtattcaactgcagcacaataacacagaagtggatgatgatgttgaactcactataaatgttttcatccatcagctgagatcagatctgtgtggcgactgcactaccgctatttctacactattggaagATTGACTCCaatgcttttaaggattgacacgactactaactagtcccaaagtcctctagcagaataaccagctccaacacccccctccacctcaagaaagtcatgaatagtaaatgttactgattttaaattggactgaatttggagatggaACCTGAATTTTAGATATTGAAGATTGAAatgacattatttaccattacagtaatcagattacaccgtatatcagcatcaatGAAATGggcctgatgcttaatcaaagTTGGTGTGGTCCCTCTGTCTTCAGTAAACATATTTTGCAAAATTTGCTGCAGAATGCTTCTTCCTTTTATTTGTGTGGCGAGGACGAGCCGTCTGTGTCACAGAATTCATGTGATTGTTTCCACTTGAAGGGGATGTataatgagatttaaaaaaaacttggcCTGCTTGGATTTTATATGTTACAAATCCCTTCAAGACGCTCGGCCAGTCCCAGACATGGCGTGACAGAGACCATAAAAAAATGGTCTCGAGACCAAGACCAGTCTCCAGGGCGGCCGCCGGTCCTTAAGAAGTATTAAATTCCATTTagctaaaataaggcctttaaatgtcttaatttgtcttaaatttcaatccaagggtcttcattttagagggaatgtatccagtcgttacaaagtttatttcatttttttgatgAGAATCTCCTGCTgaggttctaaatctgtgttgccaggttgggcaagtttcagggctaaaaatatatatatctgggctgcttttcctggtttttacgaaatatttaggagaaattattaacaaaaaagttgccATTATGGCATCATCATTAAAATGTTTTCTGACACTTTGAAAAGGGAAAAGTTTATTAAATCATTTGGAGGAGAAATAAACCTGTTCACCAGTTGTTAAACGTGCTTGCTTCACACCTCAGTCAGTGTTGCCAGATTGGACTGGTTTCCACCCAATTGGGTTGAAAAATATAGGACTAGGCGGGTTGATAAaatctgggctgcttttcctggtttttactaaatatttaggagaaattattaacaaaaaaactttctattatggcagagaaaagtagaaacgtacacaataaactcattgATACATTatctgctttaatctactcaatttaattgtattctTTGTTTGgggcctgaactttttttggctTAATTTGCTTATGGATTTAAATTTATTCCGCATTTAATAATTGAcagttttaacatagagaaggTTTGATTCAGGCtggttttttcattattttggcgGGGTTTTCATCATGTTTGGGCTGGAACCCTTCAGTTCTGGCAACTGAGTCCTGGTTCAGGGTTGGTCTTCTGTCTCCAGGTGGACCGTCACCTGCGtaaactggaccaggaactgGCCAAGTTCAAGATGGAGCTGGAGGCGGACAACGCCGGCATCACCGAGATCCTGGAGAGACGTGAGTAGTTTCCTCCagagctgatgatgatgatgaggaggaggaggaggaaggggacTGAACTTCCTGTCTGGTTCTCAGGGTCGTTGGAGATGGACAGCCCGTCCCAGCCGGTCAACAACCACCACGTCCACTCGCACGCCGCCGCCGAGAGTAAGTCCCGCTTACATCTCCACGCATGTTCAACGTTCAACATCCACACTCGTCTCTTTCAGACGGTTCAGGTTAAATAAACTGGTGTGTAgtgaccagcagggggcgctgttctGCTCTACAGCTCTACAGTGCCCCTGCTGGTCACTGACCGGAAACTAAATTAAAAGGATGAAGATGCaacattcttattttatttatttttttcaaatttttatttaacacagtttataaacaaaaacacacatttataaaaactgcttgtggaggaaatacaatataagaaaatagaacatattttgggaggtatcatgaacaagagacatacaCACGAACAATacgttaaaaataaataaacttaatAACAAAAATAGTAAGGCATTTCAAGGCAAATAGCatcgacatttcagaaagatattaaaataaaagatactttgatatatcagATATATCAACTAATAATTTTTTTGcagttatttgacttaatttcttttatagagacaaaaaagcgtttgaaatcatttaaaaaacattggaaagaggGCAGAAAGCAAGATAAACGTGCAGGTAGGGCTGCAGGACTCGTCCATGTTTACTTCCTGCTTTAGTCTTGAGTGGAAACGGCTGACGCAGCATGTGATCAGTCATGTGATCGGTCCACCAACAGCCTCACAGAAAACTGTTTACGGTCCCTTTTGAGAGCATAAACTTTAAATAATGGAGGCTCTTTAATGTACGTTGACCAGATTTAAGTAGGACTAAAGCTGAGCCGATTTACTTGCTGTGGTCCAAAtcacttaccgtattttccgagTACAAGTCGCACCAGCCATAAAATACATCATAAAGAaggagaaaaacatatacaagtCGTGTTTTTGAgggaaatttattttatgaaatccaacaccaagaacagacatgtcatcttgaaagacaatttaaaataataacagaggcaacaacaggctgaataattgCACAGTATGCTAACGTTACATGACACAACTGAGAATGTGCCTGGTATGTTaacatattaagagttattcagataaaatagcataaataacatgctaagaagtttaccaaaccatccgTGTCACTCCAAACAACTAAAATCACATGAAATCTTAGACAACTCCGCTAACTCCGGAGGTAGAAGATGTGGTGCTTACTCGTCTCCATCTCAGTTTTcacctaatttaaaaaaaaaaaaaaaggtaaaaaaattaaattaaaaaaaaggtggtGTTGAACCTTTAGATGAAATCTGATCTgaagggggcggagtcagagaTGATTGATCTGatttagggctgaaacgattcttcgaataattcgattacaaaaaatgattgaggaattttctctgcctcgaggaatcgtttaattttgcagctcaaagcaggtttttcgcccggactacatttaatgcggcacaacacGCTGACGCCGCGcatgtaaaggaagaagaaagaggcagcgaatatgtttggtttttataacaagccgtgctcaggcagtctgcaatggcccagacgggagacacatgtagctcagtgcttaacttttattttcaatccactctatattcttctggtctgttctcctatatgttccccctctaacccggtacatacataggttcctctaaacatctgttcccgctacagttttaactaaaagaaaatgtgctttaatacagcaggtctcttaattatattttgaacactgccaaaactcaaaatcttaaagactttaacttaaaacttaactagaacttaaaatttgcttgacacaaatgaaagttcaattgaaacacgtggggaaaacacctaaccttttaaatgatgtgtgttatcaggtgtaatggcatttttaggttagaaataagaacatttcttggtaagattcatagttttttgagtgaaggcagtgaatttggtcgactggtgcaagttcagggttttaaatgcacagccatgaatcTACTGGATTatgtaatttagttttagtaatgtcaattaacatctaacatcttatgtatatttataattgctctttaactaaacaaaaatatgttttatccgattactcgattaatcaatgGAATTTTCATTAGAATActtgattactaaaatattcgatagctgcagccctaatctGATGGTGGCATCTGTGTGATGTCGTTCCAGAGAGGAAGTACGGCGCTCCGTCTCACCACACCACCGAACACGTCCCGGAGAAGAAGTTCAAGTCGGAGGCTCTGCTGTCCACGCTCACGTCAGACGCCTCCAAGGAGAACCCGCCAGGTAAGCTCCCACCTGCAGCCGTGGCTCCGCCCCCAGGGGGTGTGTCCACCTGCAGCCGTGGCTCCGCCCCCAGGGGGTGTGTCCACCTGCAGCTGTGGCTCCACCCCCGGGGGGTTTGTGTCAGGCCGCTGACGCCCCCGTGTCTCCCATGCAGGTTGCCGTAGCAACAGCACGTCCTCGTCCAGCAACAACGTGTACAGCGTCAACTCCTCGGCGCCGCTGGCCTCCTACAACCTGGGCTCCCTGTCGGGGGGGGCGGGCGGCGCCGGCGCCATCACCATGGCAGCCGCACAGGCGGTGCAGGCCACGGCACAGGTGAGTGGggtgttttttcttaagaagaaagttgagaaaatacttaagaacttttttggagaatatgacttcttctcttttttcttcttaagactgaacttaagaaaaaaatgacacataagaagattttttttcttaatgttttgtgaatccggcccctggttccTTAGATGAAGGAGGGGCGCCGCACCTCCAGCCTGAAGGCCAGCTACGAGGCCATCAAGAACAACGACTTCCAGCTGGGGAGAGAGTTCTCTCTGAGCCGGGACGGATCCGGATACTCGTCCTCCGCCCTGGCCTCCACCCTCACCCAGACCCTGAACCCCAGCACCACCGACTCCCGGGGACGCAAGTCCAAGTAAGACCTGGGGGGACCGGGGGGAAGAGGGGAACAACACACCTACACCTGGGGACATCACACCTGTGAATTCTGGGGAACCACCTGTCCTGACCCCCCTCTGTCCTCAGGAGCAACCTGAAGTCCTCCAACCACCAGTCCTCGTCCTCGTCTTCGTCCTCCTCCCTGTCGTCCTGCTCCTCGTCCTCGGCGTTGGCCCAGGAACTTTCCCAGCAGACGTCGGTGCTGCCGGAGGCCGAGGCCGCCAGTCAGGTGGACTGGACCTACGACCCCAACGAGCCGCGATACTGTATCTGCAACCAGGTGGGGgaggatggattgatggatggatggatggatggatgatggatggatgaatggatgattgatggatggatgattctgATGATTCTGAGTCCAGTCAGTAACTTCTCTCTCGTCTCCAGGTGTCGTACGGGGAGATGGTCGGCTGTGACAACACAGACGTGAGTATCTTTATTCTGCTCCGTGTTGGAGCTCGGCCCGACCCGGTTCCCCGGGTCCTGGTCCGGTTCCCCGTTACCGGTTCTAACTGCCCTGGTTCCCGGTACCGGTCCTAACCTCCCTCTCCCCCCCAGTGCCCCATCGAGTGGTTCCACTACGGCTGCGTGGGCCTGACCGAGGCCCCCAAGGGCAAGTGGTTCTGCCCCCAGTGCACCGCCGCCATGAAGAGGAGGGGCAGCCGCCACaagtagccccgcccccagccgtCGCCGCGGCGACCACGTCAGCTGACCAACGGATCACAGCCACACGGAGGAAGGTGGTTTTCAGTTCTGAGGGGAATCTGAACCCCAAGTTCAGATATTTAATCCTGATCTGGTCAGAATCTTTTACACATTTAGAGCCTTAAAAGTCCAAATCCATTAATGTAGCTCTGATCAAATCTCCTTCAATAAGCTTTTATTTTAGTTCTCTGGTGTTTTATTAAAGTAACGCAGTAGCGACCCGTCGTCTAGACGTGGCtaaggtttccatggaaacactgAGGAATTTGAATCTGTGTTACGATGATTAAATAAAAGCGTCCGGAGGAAGTGGAGACTCGAACGAGAGGAACTTCTGGAGCTCCGTCGCCACGGTGACTGAAACCAGTCGCTGCTTCGTCCAGATAAACATCGTAACAAAACACGTCTCTGCTTCGTCTCCTAAACGAATTATTTTAACACGATAAGAACGAAGTTAAATCTTCACGTCGTTTTTGTTTTCAAGTATCGGCTTCGATCTCGTTTGGAGAAATAATTGGTAACTTATCGAGAGTGTCGTCGATCAGCAGAAATAAACCCACGTTTGGGGGCGTGGCTTGACGTTGATCATTCCAGGGATGTAAAATCCTCGTCTGGGGGTCGGTCGCTCGCATTCACGGCTCCAAACTTTAGTCACATCTCCACTTCAGAAACACGAGACTGAACCGGACCCCGCtaaagttttgttgttttttttctttaaatcttaatgtgtttttttttttttttccccctaattggatcgagttttattttgaaaatccagCCATTCCAGACGTAAACATGAAACCAGATCTCAGAACTGAAATCCTTTTCCCATGATCCCTTGCTGCTCCGCCGCCACAGAAACATGAACGACTCGTTGGGACTCGAACCCCCAACCAGACGGTGGAAACTCGGACCtggaaacgtgtgtgtgtgtgtgtgtgtgtgtgtgtgtgtgtgtgtgtgtgtgtgtgtgtgtgtgtgtgtgtgtgtgtgtgtgtgtgtgtgtgtgtgtgtgtgtgtgtgtgtgtgtgtgtgtgtgtgtgtgtgtgtgtgtgtgtgtgtgtgtgtgtgtgtgtgtgtgtgtgtgtgtgtctttatgGTTGTTATGGAGAGACTAGAAAaaccagtaaaataaaatgaacaggaTGTTTTCTACAATCTGGGTGTCGGGCGTCTTTTTATTTTGTGAGCCgctgaaacaggaagtgaagatgatgatgatttcatttaatttcatttttatttattctaatcatggaaatatgcaaacaaaagaaacaaacaagtaaaataacaacacaatcaaaagcatagcctattccataaccagaaaggagcaggaagaagaaaatcttattatacctgcccctccctcaaaacaaaattgaacaataacagatggtctgcacaattacttagttaatatcacaagaaaagaaaaacaagaaaataaaagatagattgtctgtctccatatgcatatattatacattttgactatttcatccatacattactatttttttctctttaaatgtatttttaaactgaaatatgtttatacagccctttaaatcaacatgtaatgaattccataacttaattccaacaattgaAATGCTCATCTGCTTTAGAGTTGTTCGGGCATGATGAACTTGGACTTTCTAGTCCAGCATGAAGGTTTCTAAAAACCTCGGGTGGGGGCGTCGTATAAAGAAGTTACGGATCCTACTGATCACCGGCTCCAGCTGGTTCTCTTGGTCTGAAATGATAAACTTTTGCTCAGAAAAGTAAGTACGTTTCTAGAATTCAGTTTGACCTCCAGGGAATTTGAGTTTTAAATTTAATCCTTCAAATATTTAATTAGTAAAATCACATTATTTTAAGTTAATAATTACATAATGTGTTTAAGCTTCTAAATCCGGACTTTCTGATGGATCTGAGATTATATTTGACAATTGATCAGATGTTTCCCATTAAAATC encodes the following:
- the ing3 gene encoding inhibitor of growth protein 3 is translated as MLYLEDYLEMIEQLPMDLRDRFTEMREMDLQVQNATDQLEQRVIEFFVNAKKNKPEWREEQMEVIKKDYYKALEDADEKVQLANQIYDLVDRHLRKLDQELAKFKMELEADNAGITEILERRSLEMDSPSQPVNNHHVHSHAAAEKRKYGAPSHHTTEHVPEKKFKSEALLSTLTSDASKENPPGCRSNSTSSSSNNVYSVNSSAPLASYNLGSLSGGAGGAGAITMAAAQAVQATAQMKEGRRTSSLKASYEAIKNNDFQLGREFSLSRDGSGYSSSALASTLTQTLNPSTTDSRGRKSKSNLKSSNHQSSSSSSSSSLSSCSSSSALAQELSQQTSVLPEAEAASQVDWTYDPNEPRYCICNQVSYGEMVGCDNTDCPIEWFHYGCVGLTEAPKGKWFCPQCTAAMKRRGSRHK